The following proteins are encoded in a genomic region of Brachypodium distachyon strain Bd21 chromosome 1, Brachypodium_distachyon_v3.0, whole genome shotgun sequence:
- the LOC100834439 gene encoding protein TIFY 11b, with product MAEISKSRRFALACGVLSQYVKAEQKMSSASATAPRAPATTLSLMPGADVAQEEQEQQHKEAATAEAGTATAAASAAPLTIFYGGRVVVFEDFPAEKAAEVLRMAATAGAERAAPAAPAPAAAALADLPIMRKASLQRFFEKRKDRLGARAPYARPAPAAANKDSSEEKPASASSSSWLGGDRLAFAL from the coding sequence ATGGCGGAGATCAGCAAGAGCAGGAGGTTCGCGCTGGCGTGCGGCGTGCTCAGCCAGTACGTGAAGGCGGAGCAGAAGATGTCTTCAGCCTCGGCGACCGCGCCCCGCGCCCCGGCGACGACGCTGAGCCTGATGCCCGGCGCGGACGTCGCacaggaggagcaggagcagcagcacaagGAGGCCGCGACGGCTGAGGCCGGGACCGCGACGGccgcggcgtccgcggcgCCGCTCACCATCTTCTACGGCGGGAGGGTGGTCGTGTTCGAGGACTTCCCGGCGGAGAAGGCGGCCGAGGTGCTCCGcatggccgccaccgccggcgccgagcggGCCGCCCCGGcggcccccgcccccgccgccgcggcgctcgcCGACCTGCCCATCATGCGGAAGGCGTCGCTGCAGAGGTTCTTCGAGAAGCGCAAGGACCGcctcggcgcgcgcgcgccctaCGCCCGCCCCGCGCCGGCTGCGGCCAACAAGGACTCTTCCGAGGAGAagccggcgtcggcgtcgtcgtcttcgtggCTCGGCGGCGACCGCCTCGCCTTCGCCCTCTGA